A window of Cryptomeria japonica chromosome 3, Sugi_1.0, whole genome shotgun sequence contains these coding sequences:
- the LOC131078113 gene encoding uncharacterized protein LOC131078113 — translation MSDAEEEHEESKTPREELAEETSLAERISTLVRSGGVIATLADDTDVILGIQWMETLNQYTQSFKRMEFSFEVDGKKVVLRRMSNGGPREISTKRMEAIFRHDEVVWATHCLISTKPVKGQLTHYQDGELQSVLDGHSLVFIDIPPGIPPQRGYYRRFVNGFSQLGAPLTDLTKKGSFHWNAQAQQTFDKLKEVMSTCPVLALPNFTRPFILECDASGEGIGAVLMQDHHPIAFESWKLLGVEQ, via the exons ATGTCTGATGCAGAAGAGGAGCATGAAGAAAGCAAAACCCCAAGGGAAGAATTGGCTGAAGAAACCAGCCTGGCAgagagaatctccacattggtaCGGAGTGGGGGCGTCATCGCCACACTGGCAG ATGACAcggatgtcatattgggcattcaatggatggagaccctcaaCCAGTACACACAGAGCTTCAAACGGATGGAGTTCTCATTTGAGGTTGATGGCAAGAAGGTGGTTCTTAGGAGAATGTCGAATGGCGGCCCAAGGGAGATTTCTACCAAAAGGATGGAAGCCATCTTCAGACATGATGAAGTAGTCTGGGCAACACATTGCTTGATCTCAACAAAACCTGTGAAAGGGCAACTGACTCACTATCAGGATGGGGAACTTCAGTCAGTTCTGGATGGGCATAGCTTGGTCTTCATTGATATTCCACCTGGTATACCCCCACAAAGAGG ttattatagaaggtttgtgaacGGATTTTCACAACTTGGGGCACCACTGacagatctgacaaagaaaggatccttccattggAATGCACAAGCACAACAGACCTTCGACAAACTAAAAGAAGTGATGAGCACGTGTCCAGTTCTGGCACTACCAAACTTCACTCGCCCTTTCATCCTGGAGTGTGATGCCTCAGGTGAAGGCATTGGAGCGGTGTTGATGCAAGACCATCACCCCATTGCGTTCGAGAGCTGGAAGCTCTTGGGAGTTGAGCAGTAA